In Granulicella mallensis MP5ACTX8, the sequence GCCCGCTGGGGCAAGCCGCAGGATCTCGCAGGTGCAGCGCTCTTCCTCTCCTCAGCAGCAAGCAACTACGTTACGGGAACCGTCCTCACCGTAGACGGCGGCTGGATGGGACGATAGAGTTTTGCAACAATAACGCTTTGAAAGGGCGGGGCTTCAGCTGTACGGACTCATGACATCCTTTACACATTGTCTCCAGACATCCTTTACAGATTTGTGGGGGTGTCTGGATGTCGTGGAGGCATGTGGAAGTCTCGTCGCAGCGTGTTTCGTTTGTGCAGGAAGCAGTCTCTGGTCTGCGTTCTCTAGCGGTGTTGTGCGAGGAGTACGGGATTAGCCGGCCCACCGGCTACTTATGGGTGAAGCGGTATCGCGAGAGTGGTTTGAGTGGGATTGCGGAGCGCAGCCGCAAGCCCTTGCACAGCCCGGGGCGGAGTTCTGCGGAGTTAGAAGGGCGGATCGAGGATCTGCGCCGGCTGTATCCGGAGTGGGGCGCGCGCAAGCTGCAGTGGCTCTTGGAGAAGGATGGTGTGAACGTTCCAGTCGCAACGGTTCATCGGATACTGAAGCGGCGCGGTTTGGTGCATCCGCTGGATCGTCATCGGAAGGCGACCGGGAGCTTCTGTCGGGAACGGCCGAACCAGCTCTGGCAGATGGATTTCAAGAGTCCGAAGGGCTGGGGCACCCATATCGGCCCGTTATCTGTGCTGGACGACCATAGTCGTTACGCAGTGGCACTGGAACATCTGGGTTCCAGCGGTGCAGACGGCGTGCAGCAACGTCTGGACCAGGCGTTCAGGGATTGTGGTTTACCGGATGCGATGCTGATGGATCACGGCACTCCGTGGTGGAACATGCAGTCCGCAGGGGGCTGGACACAACTGTCGGTATGGCTGATGAGGCTAAGTATCCGCCTCTACTTCTCCGGCTACTCCCACCCGCAGACGCAAGGTAAGGTAGAGCGCTTCCATCGCTCGCTGGAGATGGCGAGACGACGTCGTGTACAGCCAGAGAAGGGCCAGGAGCAGGCATGGCTGGACAGCTTCCGCTATGAGTACAACCACATTCGTCCGCACCAGGCACTGGAGATGGCCACTCCGGCAAGCCGCTGGAAGGCTAGCCTGCGACCCTTCACAAAACCCCTGGACCCCGTCTATCCCGCCGATGCAGAAGTCTACCC encodes:
- a CDS encoding IS481 family transposase, producing the protein MSWRHVEVSSQRVSFVQEAVSGLRSLAVLCEEYGISRPTGYLWVKRYRESGLSGIAERSRKPLHSPGRSSAELEGRIEDLRRLYPEWGARKLQWLLEKDGVNVPVATVHRILKRRGLVHPLDRHRKATGSFCRERPNQLWQMDFKSPKGWGTHIGPLSVLDDHSRYAVALEHLGSSGADGVQQRLDQAFRDCGLPDAMLMDHGTPWWNMQSAGGWTQLSVWLMRLSIRLYFSGYSHPQTQGKVERFHRSLEMARRRRVQPEKGQEQAWLDSFRYEYNHIRPHQALEMATPASRWKASLRPFTKPLDPVYPADAEVYPLNSNGSLRLDKATWQVAGALAGQLVRIQRIDHRALVFYGATLIRELDLAGHGSTIVEPCPANFLNL